CGCCGCCGCCCTGATCACCGCCGTCGAGGGCGCCGCCACCCATGCCGACACGATCCGCGCCCGGCCGGAGGATTTCGGCCGCCCGATGCGCGACCGCCTGCTGGCCGGGGCGCTGGTGCCCGGCATCGCCTACGTGCGCGCGCAGCGCCTGCGCCGCCATCTGGCGGAGGAGGCGATGGAGGTCTTTGACCATGTCGATGCGCTGATCCTGCCCGCAACCCCGTTCGCCGCGCCGCGCCTCGACAGCGACGACCTGATGATCGACGGCACCCTGCAACCCTACCGCCCGCATATCGGGCGCTATACCCAGCCGATCAGCCTGATCGGACTTCCCGTGGTGACGGTGCCGGTGCAGAATGCCTGTGGCCCGCTGCCCATCGGCGTGCAGATCGTCGCCCCTCCCTGGCGGGAAGACATCGCCCTGCGCATCGCCGCCGCCCTGGAAACCGCGAGCGTCTGCACCGCACCCATCGCCCCCGCAACGGAGATCCCCGCATGACCCCGGACCAGATCAACCTTCCCGGCCCTCTGGCCGAGGTCACCGCCGCGTTCGAACGCTATGAAACCGCGCTGACCGCCAATGACGTCGCGGTGCTGGACCTTCTGTTTCACGACGACGCCCGCACCATCCGCTATGGCATCGGGGAGAATCTCTATGGCCATGCGGAGATCGCGGCCTACCGCGCCGGTCGCCCGGCCAAGGGGCTGGACCGCACCCTGGAACGGACGGAAATCACCACCTATGGCACCGATTTCGCAACGGCCATGACCCTGTTCCGCCGCACCCCCGGCAAGATCGGGCGCCAGTCCCAGACCTGGGCGCGGATCGACGGGGAATGGCGGATCGTGGCCGCCCATGTCAGCGTTATCGACGACCCGGAGGGCGCATGACCGACGCCCCGCCGCCGCCCTTGCGCCTCGCCCCGGGGGAGACCCGTTCGGCGGCGGTGGTCCGGGTGCTGGGCGCGCAGATCGTGTCCGGCCAGCTGCCTCCCGGACGCAAACTGGACGAGGCCCAGATCGGGGCGCATTTCGGCCTGTCCCGCACCCCGGTGCGAGAGGCCCTGCGGGAGCTGGCCGCCACCGGGCTGGTGGAGGTCCGGCCCCATCGTGGCGCCTTCGTCGCCGAGGTCTCGACCGACAAGATGCTGGAAAAGTTCGAATTCATGGCCGAGCTTGAAGGCCTCTGTGCAGGCTATGCCGCTCGCCGGATGCAGGGTACCGCCCGCGACCAGCTAAGCGAGATCCACGAGGCCGGCATGATGCTGGTCGAACGTCGCGACCGCGCCGGCTACCGGGATCACAACATCCGGCTGCACGAGGCGATCTATACCGGGGCCGGAAACGACAGCCTGCGGGAGGCGACGCAGTCGGTCCGCCGCTCGGTCGCGGCGTTTCGCGCGGCGCAGTTCGACCTGAAGGAACGGATCAGCAATTCCCAGGTCGAACACGGGCTGATCGTCACCGCCATCCTGCAAGGCGATGCCCCGGAAGCCACCCGCCTGATGCGTCGTCACATCCTGACCGTGATGGACGCCGCCGAAGCCTACCTGCGCGAAAAGCGCGTCATTCCCATCTGACGAAAGACCCCCGATGACCACGATTTCGATTGATGACCCGCAGGGAGATGACGCCCTGCTGGTGGCCGTCTGCGGCGCTCATATGCGCGGCATGCCGCTGGAACCGCAGATGCATGATTGCGGGGCCACGTTCGACAGCACCGCCCGGACCGATGACAGCTACCGGTTCCATGCCCTGACGGCCAAGGAGCCGATCCGGCCCGGTCTGGTGCGCGGCCTACCGGGCAGCGGCGCAGAGATCGCGCTGGAATTATGGCGGATCACCCCGGCCGGGCTGGGCCTGTTGCTGACCCGGATCGACAGCCCGCTGGGCATCGGCACGTTGCGCCTGACCGATGGCCGCCGGGTCAAGGGCTTTGTCTGCGAAGCGATCGCCACGGCCGAGGGCGCCCGCGACATCACCGACCTGCAATCCTGGCGCGTGTTTCTGGCGCAGCGCGACGCGGCGGACCCCACCAAATGAAAGGACAAACCATGACCTCCGATTGGGACCACGCCACCGGCGCGCTGGATATCGCCACGCTGCACGGGCTTTTTGCCGATAGCGCGCTGACCCCCGAGGCCGTGATCAACGCGGTCTATGACCGGATCGCCGCACGGGGCGACGACAATGTGTGGATCCACCTGATCGACCGCGAGGCCTCGATTGCCCGGGCGCGGGCCTTGATGGCCGATCCGACGGCTCGTGACCTGCCGCTTTATGGTATCCCGTTCGGGATCAAGGACAATGTCGACCTAGAGGGCGTGCCCAGCACCGCCGCCGTCCGCGCCTGGAGCCGGATGCCCGCGCGTACCAGCCCGTTGGTCCAGACCCTTCTGGACGCCGGCGCCATCCCGATCGGGAAGCAGAACCAGGATCAGCTGGGCATGGGCGTGGTCGGCGTGCGTACCGATTACGGCATCCCCTCCTGCGTTTTCGATGACCGCTACATCTCGGGCGGATCGACCTCGGGCGGGGGGGTCAGCGTGGGCGCGGGGCTGGTCAGCTTTGCCGTGGCCAATGACGCCGCCGGATCGGGACGGGTGCCCGCCGCGCTGAACAACATCGTCGGCTACAAGCCCACGCCGGGGCTGGTGCCACGCGCCGGGACATCCCAGGCGGGCATGGTCGGGACAGAGAATTTCCTGACCCTGACCATGGCCGACAGCGTGTTGCTGACCAACATGGTCTATCGCCACGACCCCAGCGACCCGTTTTCCAAGCCCGGAGCGGCCGGGTTCCGCGTCACCACCGATCCCGCGCCCGCCAGCTTCCGCTTTGCCATTCCCGATGCCGCGACGCTGGACACCGATGGCGATGCAGAGGCCGCACAGCTCTTCGCCGCCAATGTGGACCGGCTGCGCGCCCTTGGCGGCACGGCGGTGGAGATCGACATGACCCCCTACCTGACGGCGGCACGGATGCTCTATGACGGGCCGTTCATCGCGCAGCGCTATGCCAATTTCGGCGATCGCTTTGACGCGGACGAGACGGCGCTGTGCCCCGCAACCCGCGAAATCCTGTCCTGGGGGCGGAAATACACCGCCCGCGACGTGTTCAAGGCGCAATATGTCGTCGCCGGGTACAAACAGCAGATCCGGCAGCTGTTCCGGGACGTCGATCTGCTTGTCACCCCGACCTCGCCCACGACCTACACGATCGCGGCGCTGTTGGCGGACAACATCGCCCTCAACGCGAAGATGGGCACCTATACGAATTTCGTGAACCTGCTGGACCTGCCTGCCGCCTCGGTCCCGGCCGGGTTCCGCAGCGATGGCATTGCGTTGGGCACCATGCTGATCGGCCCCTCACTGGGCGATGACCTGGTCTGCCGGGTGGGTGCCGCGCTCCATGATGCCCTGGGGATTGCGCCGGGGCTGGCGGGGGCGCCGTTGCCGGACGGCACGGCCTGACGGGTCACCGGGGGGCTGGCGGCACAACCGCCGTCCTCTCTCTCAGCCGCCCCTGCCTTCAGCCGCCCCTGCCTTCAGCCGCCCCCACCCTCAGCCGCGCAGCAGGCCCGGTACCGCCCGCAGGCTGCTGATTGCGACGGCACCCGGCGGGCCGTCCCCCAGGTAGGCCACCGCCATCCCGGCGGCGCGGGCGGCGGTGGCGCCGGTAGGGCTGTCCTCCACCGCCAACACCTGCGCGGGCGGCAGGCTCAGCGCAAGCGCGCCGCGCAGGTAGGGTTCGGGATCGGGCTTGCCCCGTGTCACGTCATCCAGCGATATCGCCGCCACCAGCAGGTCGCGGATGCCCAGAGCTGCCAGGTTCGCCGCCACCACCGCGCGCCCGGAATTGGAAACGGCGACCTGCGGAATGCCCGCGTCATGCAGCGCGGCGATGACCTCGACCGCGTGGGGCAAGGCGGCGACCTGCGCGGCGCGCGCGCAATAGCTGTCGCTGATCGCCGCCATCCAATCCGCCCGTGCCACACCGGGCAGATCCGGTGCAAGGGCGGTCCAGACATCGTCCATGTGCACGCCCAGAAACCTGTCCACCGGGTCGGCGCGCAGGTCCAGACCATGGGCCAGGCAGACATCGATCAATACCCGGTGGTGCAGCGGTTCGCTGTCCACCAGCGTACCGTCAATGTCCCAGGCCACGCCGCGCGCGCCCATCAGCGCATCCCCTTCAGTCGGGAATAAAGGTCGTGATACCGCGCATACCCCGCATCGTAGGTGTCCCGATGGGCCGGGACGGGGCGGATCAGCTCGGCCTCCTGCACGAAGGCGCCGATGCCGTCCCATTCCGCCAGGCCAACCCCCACAGCCGCCACCCACGCCGCCCCCAGGCAGGAGCCGGGGTGACTGCCCAGCCGCTGCACCGGAGCGTCCAGGATATCGGCCACGATCTGCATCCAGACCGTGCTGACCGCGCCGCCGTCGGACACCAGATAGCGTTCCGGCGCATGGCCCATGTCGCGCAGCACGTCGATGTGATGGCGCAGGGCATAGCCGTAGCTTTCCAGCACCGCGCGCCACAGATGACCCAGCCCATGCGACAGGGTCAGCCCTTCGATCAGGCCACGGGCAGCGGGATCGTGGATCGGCGTCTTCTCTCCCAGGAAATAGGGCAGGACGGTCAGATCCTCCGACCCGGCGGGCACCTCGGCAGCCAATCGGTCCAGCGCGGCATGGGGCGCGGCGCCGAAATCGCGGCCTTCGCAGAAGGTTCGGACAAACCAGTTCAGCACCGATCCACCGGTGGACATGCAGCCATTGGGCATGAACAGGCCGGGGATCAGGTGGTAGTCCAGATACAGCCGCGCATCCGGTGCCGCCCGATCCGTGGCTGTCATCACGTCCACCGCGCCGCCGAATTTCAGCAGCACATCCCCCGCCCGCGTCACCCCGGCACCCAGGGCCGAGGCGATCATGTCCGCCGCGCCGCCCGTCACCGGCGTGCCGGGGGCCAGACCCGTCGCCGCCGCTGCCGCATCGGTCACATGGCCCTGGACCGCCACGCTTTCGACGCGGGGGGGCAGCGCATCCCAGGGCACGCCGGTCATCTCGGCCAGTTCACGCGAAAGGGTGCCGGTGGCGATGTCGGTCACGCCGGCCTCCAGCGCCCAGTTCTGTTCCACCCGACGCTCCCCCGTCAGGCGCCAGTTGATGAAATCGTAGGAGCCGAAGACGGTGGCGATGCGGGCATGCACCTCCGGTTCGTGCCGGGCCAGCCAGCGCAGCTTGGCGCCAACCAGTTGCTGGTTCACCCCGTTGCCCGCGCGGGCCAGAAACGCGTCTTCGTCGATCTCCGCCCGCATCTGCGCGACCTCCGCCCCGCAGCGCCCGTCGCTCTGCTGGATGGAGGGGCGCAGCACCGCGCCCGCCGCATCCAGCAGCACCACGGCGGGCAACATGCCCGAGGTTCCGATGGCCGCGATCTCCGTCGCGTCGCGGCCGGCGCGTGCCAGCAGCTCCGGCACGATGGCGCAGACATTGGCCCACCATTCCTCGGGGTCTTCCTCGGCCCAGCCGGGCCGGGGCGCGCGCAGCGTGACCGGGCGGGAGGCCACCGCCACGATCTTGTCCGGCAGTTCCATCAGCAGGCCGATGGTGGAGGTGGTGCCGATGTCCAGTCCCAGGATCAGGCTCATTGGGAAATCCCCCCGCTCAGCGCAGGGCGCCCACCTTGTCCATGAACCGTTTCACACGGTCGGAATCCACCGGGTTCCAGGTGTTGCCGTCGACCTTGAAATGGGTGCCGATCACGCAACCCTGCGCGACCGAGAAGACATCGGCGATATTGTCGATATTCACCCCGGTATTGGCAAAGACGGGCACGTCCTCCAGCGTTTCGCAGACCTTGCGCAGGTCCGAATGCTCCGCCGGCTGACCGGTGATCGGACCGGACACAAGAATGGCATCGGCGAGCGAGGAGAAGACCGCGCTTTTGGCGCGCAGTTCGATCGGGCGCTGGTCCAGCGAATGGGCGAATTCGGCGTTGATGTTGAACAGCATCTTCATGTCATCGCGTTTGAGATTCGTGCGCAGGCGCGAGGCCTCGGCGCAGTTCGGCTCCCAGATGCCCATGTCGGAGGCGAAGACCCCGGTAAAGATCTCCCGCACGAAGGAGGCGCCGGTGACCGCGCCGATCGCGATGGAGCTTTGCGGATCCCACAGGTAGTTCACGCCGAACGGTACCTTCAGCAGAGGCTTGACCGCCGTGACGACAGCGGTCATCGCCGCGATGCTTTCGGGAGAGCCCTTGAACACGTAGGGGCGGTCGTTCTCGTTGCCGAACATGAT
Above is a genomic segment from Pseudooceanicola aestuarii containing:
- the hpxZ gene encoding oxalurate catabolism protein HpxZ, which translates into the protein MTPDQINLPGPLAEVTAAFERYETALTANDVAVLDLLFHDDARTIRYGIGENLYGHAEIAAYRAGRPAKGLDRTLERTEITTYGTDFATAMTLFRRTPGKIGRQSQTWARIDGEWRIVAAHVSVIDDPEGA
- a CDS encoding GntR family transcriptional regulator; translation: MTDAPPPPLRLAPGETRSAAVVRVLGAQIVSGQLPPGRKLDEAQIGAHFGLSRTPVREALRELAATGLVEVRPHRGAFVAEVSTDKMLEKFEFMAELEGLCAGYAARRMQGTARDQLSEIHEAGMMLVERRDRAGYRDHNIRLHEAIYTGAGNDSLREATQSVRRSVAAFRAAQFDLKERISNSQVEHGLIVTAILQGDAPEATRLMRRHILTVMDAAEAYLREKRVIPI
- a CDS encoding amidase family protein, coding for MTSDWDHATGALDIATLHGLFADSALTPEAVINAVYDRIAARGDDNVWIHLIDREASIARARALMADPTARDLPLYGIPFGIKDNVDLEGVPSTAAVRAWSRMPARTSPLVQTLLDAGAIPIGKQNQDQLGMGVVGVRTDYGIPSCVFDDRYISGGSTSGGGVSVGAGLVSFAVANDAAGSGRVPAALNNIVGYKPTPGLVPRAGTSQAGMVGTENFLTLTMADSVLLTNMVYRHDPSDPFSKPGAAGFRVTTDPAPASFRFAIPDAATLDTDGDAEAAQLFAANVDRLRALGGTAVEIDMTPYLTAARMLYDGPFIAQRYANFGDRFDADETALCPATREILSWGRKYTARDVFKAQYVVAGYKQQIRQLFRDVDLLVTPTSPTTYTIAALLADNIALNAKMGTYTNFVNLLDLPAASVPAGFRSDGIALGTMLIGPSLGDDLVCRVGAALHDALGIAPGLAGAPLPDGTA
- a CDS encoding HAD family hydrolase, with protein sequence MGARGVAWDIDGTLVDSEPLHHRVLIDVCLAHGLDLRADPVDRFLGVHMDDVWTALAPDLPGVARADWMAAISDSYCARAAQVAALPHAVEVIAALHDAGIPQVAVSNSGRAVVAANLAALGIRDLLVAAISLDDVTRGKPDPEPYLRGALALSLPPAQVLAVEDSPTGATAARAAGMAVAYLGDGPPGAVAISSLRAVPGLLRG
- a CDS encoding FGGY-family carbohydrate kinase; translation: MSLILGLDIGTTSTIGLLMELPDKIVAVASRPVTLRAPRPGWAEEDPEEWWANVCAIVPELLARAGRDATEIAAIGTSGMLPAVVLLDAAGAVLRPSIQQSDGRCGAEVAQMRAEIDEDAFLARAGNGVNQQLVGAKLRWLARHEPEVHARIATVFGSYDFINWRLTGERRVEQNWALEAGVTDIATGTLSRELAEMTGVPWDALPPRVESVAVQGHVTDAAAAATGLAPGTPVTGGAADMIASALGAGVTRAGDVLLKFGGAVDVMTATDRAAPDARLYLDYHLIPGLFMPNGCMSTGGSVLNWFVRTFCEGRDFGAAPHAALDRLAAEVPAGSEDLTVLPYFLGEKTPIHDPAARGLIEGLTLSHGLGHLWRAVLESYGYALRHHIDVLRDMGHAPERYLVSDGGAVSTVWMQIVADILDAPVQRLGSHPGSCLGAAWVAAVGVGLAEWDGIGAFVQEAELIRPVPAHRDTYDAGYARYHDLYSRLKGMR
- a CDS encoding BtpA/SgcQ family protein; this encodes MPFDFFDGKNKAVISMAHIGALPGSPLYDADRGMDGLIEGVIADVEKLQDGGVDAIMFGNENDRPYVFKGSPESIAAMTAVVTAVKPLLKVPFGVNYLWDPQSSIAIGAVTGASFVREIFTGVFASDMGIWEPNCAEASRLRTNLKRDDMKMLFNINAEFAHSLDQRPIELRAKSAVFSSLADAILVSGPITGQPAEHSDLRKVCETLEDVPVFANTGVNIDNIADVFSVAQGCVIGTHFKVDGNTWNPVDSDRVKRFMDKVGALR